aatttttcatgaattttacaGATGTTTCATAGGTAAGAGAGACGCGACCTCTTTACATATTGCTTCCAGATAAAAGAacattatatattatttttcttctTATAAAATTCTAAAAGCAAAATGTTTCAGTAGTTCTATAGTAAAGTGTTGTTATCTTTTTAATTTATTACAAAAATAGATACCTTACATTTATCTTACATggaattttattttttgttgataACCTACATTTTTTAACTCTCATTtgttaagtttttatttttccatTATACGTCTTTTGTTCCCCATTTTCTCTGCCCTAACTAAATTATTGTTTATACATTACAAAGGTATATATAGTACggaattttataaatttttatatagttttttaaattaaattattaaaatatagCTTCTTTACTGACACGTAGATTAAATGACACCTAAACCTGCAAAATGTTGTCACAAAACTAACCTTCAAAAAAGAAGCGTTAAAAACAGTAAGCAATACAAAACAGCACAACAAATTCCAAATTAGGGAAGACGTTTCACCTATGATGTAGCGGTTTCAAGCATATATGAGAGTCGCGGATGGTTTTACAAAGGATGTATGACATGTAGAAAGAAACTGCAACCATGTCAAGACAATGGCAAAATCATGGAACCCAATACTTAGGTCAGAGCATCTTCCAATtgtgtgttttttttattattatttcaaggTGTAGTGTTATAGTTATGTTCAATCTTTTTTTATTTGTCTTTTGATAAAAGTGTTTTTGCACTACAGTCAAAGGTAAACGAAGGTTTGTCAAATTCTTTTTCCATTTCTGTGAAAACAAACCATAATAAGTTAGTTGACCTTCATAGACCATAGTAACAAAACTGATGAACCTTCAATCATTGTTTCTTGAGGAAAATGAATAATAAAGTGTACATATATATATCTGCATCAATGACAAGAACCTGATGATAGTCCATGATAGTAGGTATCCTGTGATTTTTTAAAGTGAtcgataaatattaaatttttattattttagtgTTTGGCATTTGTTCATATTTCATTCCttcaaaatatattattacttttcTAACTTAATTTTTGACCCTTTATCTTTTATGCTTTATATCCGCTACAAGTAGAATTTTTTGTGGTTTtggaaaacaaaaacaaatcagCCCAAAGGATAGAGATGAGTTTGGATGCAATCTTCATAAGGAGGCcatcgatgttgttttccttagGTGTTATAGTTTATTAATTGTTTAGCACGTAGTGCTACAAACCTCAAGGAGCTGCAATCTTCATAATTCAACATTTGTAATTATGattcaaaataattaaattattaatataaTCAAGTTAGAAAGGTTTGGAATCTTAATCGTCTTACCTATTTATTTCAATTACGTTGGAGTGGAAATAaggttttttattttctttgatgGAATGAAATACGTATTTTACGAGGGAATGTGATAGAATGGAATGGAATAAAAAACTATGATGTAcccatttttatttataaaaaatgatttCTCCATTGATTATTACTTTATAGTTGGTGATTGTTTTTTGGAATTATAAATAACATGATATATTTCTTGAAATTTTGCAGATTCCTTTGTATTCGTATGCTCAGCGGGACATATTTTATCACTAAAGATAGTAATCAGTTTCCATTTAACATCAGATATTACAGaaaacatttttattttcattttgtcTTTTATATATAATAGTCATGCTAAAAGTTTTGAGTTTTTAGATCATTGTACATTTACTCTGAAACAACTTTAAGAATACTGAAAAACATGTGAATTAATAAAACTTCTATCTGTACAAATAAAAAATGCTTCTTATTTGGATGAAATGTAACATTTGAATAAGAGTAAATACCTATTTTACCGAAGAATGTGTACCAATTCTGCAATAGTCAAATGTTGAAAGTCAACTAAAGAATCTTCTTTAAAGGATTGAGACTAGAAATCCATTTTAATGTAATTAGTTCAATGTAACTCAATAAAATCTTTCTATTTTGTCCATTTCTTTGGCGTATCCAACTCCTTCTTCCCTAGTTTGATATAATATTTGATTACAACAATATTTCTCCTACTTTTTTTTTAAGTCAATGTAACTAAAACTCAATAAACAATCAATTTTGTGAATAAATAATATCTATGACCACACTAACAATAAAACCATGTGGTGGTTGGATAATAAATAGTCACAATAAAAAAAGCTCGCATGTCTATAAATCGTTTACCGTCACGCTTATTCGACAAAATGCTTGATTACAACACCACTTGCCATGTTTTTTTTAATCGAAGTGACTAAAAACTCAATAAATAATCTTTTACGTGACTAAATAATAGATATGGTCACAGTAACAATAAAATCATGTGACAGTTGTATGAGCAAGAGTCAAACCCAAAAAACGTTTGTGTCTCTAAAAATCATTTATGGTCACATTTATACGATAAAATGCTTGATTATAACAACAGTTTtaacacatttttttaaaattaatgtgACAAAACACTCAATAAACAATTTTTTGTAATTAAATAATAGCTATGGCCAAACTAACAATAAACTCATGTGGCCGTTGGATGAACAATAATCACAATATAAAAAAAGATGCTTGTGTGTCTACAAATCGTTTATGGCCACATATATTCGACATAATACTTGATTACAACACTTTTGCCGTGTTTTTCATAAATCGTTGTGACTGAAACTCAAATAAACAATCTTTTATGTGACTAAATAATAGTCACAGCCACAATAACAATAAATTCATATGGTCGTATTAGCAATAGTCACAATCAAAAAAATGCTTGTGTGTCTATAAATCGTTTACGGTCACACTTATTCGACACAGTGTTTGATTATAACAACACTTTTGCCACGTTTTTCTTAAATCGATGTGACTAAAAACTCAATAAATAATTTTTCTGTGGCTAAATAATAGATATGGTCACACTAACAATAAACTCATGTGGCAGTTGTATGAGCAACAACCATAATCAAAAGATGTGTCTACCAATTGTTATGGTCATACTTATTCGACAAAATGTTTGATTATAACAACACTTTTTTAACGTTTTTCTTAAATCGATGTGACTAAAAGTTCAATAAACAATCTTTTATATGACTAAATACTAGATATGACCACACTAACAATAAGCTAATGTGACATTTGTATGGGCAATAGTCACAATCAAAAAACGTTTGTGTCTAGAAAACGTTTATAACCACACTTAATGGACGGAATCATTGCTTACAATATAAAATGTTGGTACCCTTTAGCCACATTTTTATGACACGGTCACAATTGTCCGGTTGCTACAGCCACTAAATTTTAATGTGGTCGTATAATACCTAAAAAGACATGATATTTCATCTCACTTGAACTGAAAAGTTAACATGTGGCTAACGATGTATGGCCAATGTGATCTGATTCGGTCCCTTATTTTCCACCGCTGGACCTGGACAACATCTAAGGAATACGTTTGCTTTCCTATTCCCCTAGGCCCTACCTCATCGTGAACACCTCCACAGAAGAAACCAGCGACGACCTGCTAATCAACGATAGCCATCGACGACCTGCTGCTCAGCGAACGTCTTCTTCCTCCGACGAACGTCCTCTTCCGAGCAGATGAGTTTTTTTTGCtcgtttttttgtttgattgttgCTGAGATGTCTGATTTTTGCTGCTCATTTTTGGTTGTTTGAATTTTGTAGGTTGATTGATGATGCCCGCAAGGTGTTTGTTAAATTGTCTGCTTGGAACACCATTATTGCTGGATAATCCTCTTCCTAGcagatgagtttttttttttttttgctcgtTTTTTTTGCTTGATTGTTGTTGAGATGTCTGATTTTTGCTACtcattttttgttgttttgaatttTGTAGGTTGATTGATGATGCCCGCAAGGTGTTTGTTAAATTGCTTGCTTGGAACAACATTATTGCTAGATAAGCTCAAAACGGTTTTGTAGGGAGGGCAATGGAATTGGTCTCACAGATGGCTTTTCCCATCACTACCCCCTGATGTAGGTAATCTTGGCTATTCAACAATCTTAAGGAATATAATGATAAACAACTTTTCTAGAATGTGGTGTTTGAATGTTGATTTTGTGTTTTATAGATTTATGTCTTCTTTGTGTAGCTCCTCCGATGTACAAACAAATTTTGCAAAAAGAAAGGTGATATGAATTGTATGTCTATATACTTTATAGAAAAATTATGATGTAACTTGAGTGTTGTGCATTACAACATGATAAAGAATATTTTAATATACTCTCATTGTATTTTGTACTTTCTAAGAATACAAGGTTTTTGATTTGTTATTTGAATCAAATAAGAACAATGAAGTTTAGAGCAAATGTGTATATTGACTAGAAAATGAGAGAATAAAGTATATGGGTAATATGGTCATTTGTCATCATTCACCACATTCAGTTAAACAAATAATCAAACAGCATAAATTCAGTTAGATGTGAACTCAGTCAGAACTTTTAACTCAGTCAGCTTCTAACTCAGCCAACTCTAACCCAGTTAgcactatcaaacgacccctaagGTATGTTTTGACATATTTTGGGGATGCAATGTAATTGGATCATGCAAGTATTCTTGCACTTGTTATTGTTAAACTTTCGAAATGCTCACTAGACTTTCCAAGTCTAAAATATCTATTTGGACATTGTTTATATTCGTGGATTAGAGGATGGATGCTGATAGATACATGGATGTTTAGAACACCTTTTGGATATGTAATAACTAATTACGTATcttatgcttttgatatgtaaCTATGTTAGAACTTAACTTTTAAGACCTTATTCTGCAATTGCGTTGTATAAAATGTTAGAAACTTTGATTTTTAATTAACTACTTCAAATAGCCCATGTGATAGGTGTTTTCGAATACGAAATGGTAAATCCAAATGTGCCATTGCGATTAGGCTCCTACAAACCTTGGTAAAAGCCTGTTGGGGCGTTGTAATTTCAACGTTTGTATTTGAAGTCAATTTTTTAAATCTACTTCAGctacatattatatgtgtttttATCCAGAACAAGAGGAAGACTGTAAATATTTTTGACAGATAAATGAAAAAGTAACCCTACAAAACTACAATGATTTGCTTATTGAAATACAGACGAGTTGAAAGATATGCAATCAAATTTGAATGAGAAAAACAAAAACGGTAGTTTACAATAGGAAAAAGAACATCGCCTTAATCAAATATTCTAATCTTATTCTTTGATTCTAAACTATTAAAATCGTCATAATTACTTCTAAAAACAAAAGTCCAAATACCTCAGAGTCAAAGAGCCACATGCGTATAAAGACAACACCCACAACTGCCATGTGCAataggaaaaagaaaataaagaaaaacgAATCCGCCAGTTACGcaattataataaattaataatcccattaaaaaaatcaatattcAATTACATCCAATCAACCCAACACAATCAAAACCCCATAAACAAATTTTCAAACTTCGATGATGAACCATAAAACAAAATTCAAACACCCAATtttcttaatttaaaaaaaaataaataaaaaacccaAAACTTACCTAAATTGGCTTCTGGATCAGATTTAGAAGACAAGGGAATCCCATATGGCGGCGATGGCAAAGGCGGCGGGGATGACCAGCTGGCTTCTGAGGGCGGTGAATCTTGAAGAATCGCTTTTTGCAGCGGCGGCGCGTGGCGGTGGTGGTAAGGCGGTGAGATGTACGTGAAGTTTCATGCCGCCGTAGCAGGAGCCTTTGCTGCTCATGAAGTAGCGGTCGTGGGTGACGTTGAGTGCCACCACGTCTCTTCCGGCGCCGGTGGTGTAATTGTGAACAGGGTGCTCGGCGTTGCACGTCTCATAGTTCGTCTTGTTCACTTCAAGTATGTCGTTTTGGTTCCTGTCGTATACGAAATCTGACAGAACGAGGAAATTACAATTATGACCCTCAATAGAAGTTCTATGTTTTTAGGGGTTAAATGAATAAAGAAAAAAGCTTCTTAGATCACGAATTCCAATAAGTAATCCCTGATAAAGAGTAAAgactaaataaaaaaataatcttGATGAAGAGTGGCATTGAAGTTTTGTTTGTCGGTGAGATCTTGAAAAGCGAAAGAAAGATTCACAACTTTCTTGATTAGAACAAGAGATTGTGTTCAAAATATACTAAGATAACTTCAAAAAGAAACTATGGTCCCATGGTTAACATCAACCAGTTTGAAATTTGAACTCCATATTTACTCCAAAAACCTCATTTTTCCGTTTCTTTCgtgattttgaaatttttatgGCGAATGAATAACAGAGAGGCAGGATGAGATCTATGATTCATTGTCTGATTGTACAATCGAGTTGTACTATGCATACAGAGTGTTGTCGATTTTGTATTGCAGATCTCCATTGCCCTAACATTACTCGAAGCACAAAAAAGGAGGTTGAAAACTGGACATATTGAGT
The genomic region above belongs to Lactuca sativa cultivar Salinas chromosome 4, Lsat_Salinas_v11, whole genome shotgun sequence and contains:
- the LOC111893861 gene encoding lamin-like protein, which gives rise to MGRSSSNGRWATAVALAFCATLLVMLPEVSAKRFIVGGNMGWTSNVNYTLWAGNQTFYLGDWLYFVYDRNQNDILEVNKTNYETCNAEHPVHNYTTGAGRDVVALNVTHDRYFMSSKGSCYGGMKLHVHLTALPPPPRAAAAKSDSSRFTALRSQLVIPAAFAIAAIWDSLVF